The following DNA comes from Pradoshia eiseniae.
AGGTTATCCAACCACATAAAGAAAAACCTTCCACAAGATAGCTGGAGGGTTATTTGGTATGCCTAAAAACAGTATAGCATATAAAAAAATGAATTTTACAGAGAGATATTGACATCCTATTAGCTGGTTTCGTTAAACAACGGAGACAGCAAAAAAGCTGTCTCCATTTTATGGCATCCGAAAACAGCCTTCCAAAATTACTAGCCTCTTTATAAATGAGGTCCTGCAAGCCTTCACAAGACAGAACCTCATATCTTATCATTAAATAAGCCCGCCACAAGGATGCATGGCTTTGACCTATCCCAAGAATGAGCTGGCACACCTTAAAGGATACGCTTAACTATTTATTATTTTTCCTTTTCAGTTCTAGATAAACTGCCGCCATGTCTGAATCTCCCTCACCGTTTTCCCGGGCTGAAATATATGTATCCTTAGCGGCTTCAGCAAGAGGGAGCTCAACGTCCAACCGGTCTGCCTGCTCTTTGATTAAGCCTAAGTCCTTTGCCATTAATTTCAGCATAAAGGCAGCAGGAAATTCCTCGGTTTCATACATGTCTCTCTTACCTGCGAATAAAGGGGTATTCATCGCTGATTGGGAAATCATCTCCAGAACTTTTCCTCGTTCAAGACCCGCTTTCTCTGCCAATAACAGAGTTTCTCCAACCCCTTGGCCAACAATCCCCAAGAGCAGGTTGATGGAAAGCTTAGCCGCACTTCCTTTGCCATTCTCCCCAAAATGAATGGTTTTTTTGCCTAATAGATCAAAGTATGGCTGGCAGAGATCTTTTGCCTCTTCATCTCCTCCGACCAAAATGACTAATTGGCCAGCTTTCGCAGGACCGACCGAACCTGAAACAGGTGCATCGAGGTAAATGCCTCCTTTTTTGCTGACAAGCTGGGCAAAGATCTGCGAATCCTCTGGTGAAATTGTACTCATATCCACGATAATTTTCCCTGGAGTTATGCCTGCAAGAATCCCATCTTCCTTTGTTAATACATCCTTGACCGCATTTGTATCAGAAAGCATGATGAAGCTGATATCGCATTTCTCGACAATCTCCTTCGCCGTTAATGTCTCTATAGCTCCAACATGAACTAAAGTAGCTGTTTTTTCGATCGTACGATTGTAAACATGCACCCTATGTCCTGCCTTAAGTAAATTCATGGCCATCAATTCCCCCATCTGGCCTGTCCCAATCCATCCTAATGTATGCAAGCAAAACCACTCCTTCTGTCTTTTTATGGATTTATCTTCACATACCATTATAGAGATAATTATCTTCCTATATCAATTTACACGCATATTTCTCGAATCCAGCCAAAACATAATCAGAAAAGGAGATGCCAAAATGCCTAAGTCACTATTTAACCATCTGAAGCTTTCTCCCAATTCCTTATTCATGGGCATTTTGCTCGCCTTTGTCGGAGGCTATCTCGATGCCTATACCTATATCACGAGAGACGGCG
Coding sequences within:
- a CDS encoding NAD(P)-dependent oxidoreductase; its protein translation is MHTLGWIGTGQMGELMAMNLLKAGHRVHVYNRTIEKTATLVHVGAIETLTAKEIVEKCDISFIMLSDTNAVKDVLTKEDGILAGITPGKIIVDMSTISPEDSQIFAQLVSKKGGIYLDAPVSGSVGPAKAGQLVILVGGDEEAKDLCQPYFDLLGKKTIHFGENGKGSAAKLSINLLLGIVGQGVGETLLLAEKAGLERGKVLEMISQSAMNTPLFAGKRDMYETEEFPAAFMLKLMAKDLGLIKEQADRLDVELPLAEAAKDTYISARENGEGDSDMAAVYLELKRKNNK